The nucleotide sequence AGTTTGGGCAGCTCTACTGTGCATGGGGTTGTTTTCACGTTTTTTGTTTGCGTTCTTGATTTGTTCCTATCTCATGCTATCTTGGCTTCATGAGTCCAGCAGCATCCTCTCATGCTCTCAAGCACCCGCCGGTCAAGGCGCCCTCCGAGCCGGCGGGTGCGGACTCTGATTTTCCAGAACTTGGCGTCGCCATCGACCGCGCGCGCAGGCGAGGGCGCGGCGCGCAGTCCAATGCCAGCGGCCGCTATGAGGCGGAGGCACGAATCGCCTTCGACGACGGCTGGCAGAGCCTGGAAGAGCTGCCGCCGTTCAAGACCAGTGTGGCGGTCGACACCTCCCGCAAGGTGATCACCCGGAACGATTCCCCCGATATCGGCTTCGATCGCTCGATCAATCCCTATCGCGGCTGCGAGCACGGCTGCGTCTACTGCTTCGCGCGGCCGACGCACGCCTATCTCGGGCTGTCGCCGGGGCTCGACTTCGAGTCGAAGCTGTTCGTGAAGCCCGAGGCGCCGTCGCTGCTCGAGAAGGAGCTCGCCGCGACCGGCTACGAGCCGCGGATGATCGCGATCGGCACCAACACCGATCCCTATCAGCCGATCGAGCGCGAGCGGAAGATCATGCGCGGCATTCTCGAAGTGCTGGAGCGCGCTGGCCATCCCGTCGGCATCGTTACCAAGTCGGCGCTGGTGGTGCGCGACATCGACATTCTTTCGCGGATGGCCAAGCGCAACCTCGCCAAGGTCGCGATCTCGGTCACCTCGCTCGATCCGAAGCTGGCACGCACCATGGAGCCTAGGGCCTCGACGCCGCCGAAGCGGCTGGAGGCGCTGAAGCAGCTTTCGGAGGTCGGCATTCCCACAACCGTGATGGTCGCGCCCGTCATTCCCGCGCTGAACGATTCCGAGATCGAGCGCATCCTCGATGCCGCCGCCCATGCCGGCGTCAAGGAAGCCTCCTACGTGCTGCTGCGGCTGCCGCTGGAGGTCCGCGATCTCTTCCGCGAATGGCTGATGGCCAACTATCCGGACCGCTATCGCCACGTCTTCACGCTGATCCGCGACATGCGCGGCGGCCGCGACTACGATGCCAAATGGGGCGAGCGGATGAAGGGCACCGGCCCGATGGCCTGGACCATCGGCCGCCGCTTCGAGATCGCCTGCGACAGGCTCGGGCTGAACAAGCGGCGCTCCAAGCTGACCACGGATCATTTTGCCAGGCCGAAGCGGAACGGCGAGCAGCTCGACCTGTTCTGATCGTGAATGGAAGAGGCGCAACATGAGTCAGGAACTCACCGTGCCGGTGCCGCGGCTCACCGTCATCACGCTGGGCGTCAGCGACATCCGCGCCAGCATCGCCTTCTACGACGCGCTCGGCTTTTCGCGCCGGCTGAAGGTCACAGGCGAGGCCGTCGCGTTCTACGATACCGGCGGTCCGGTGCTCGCGCTGTATCCCTGGGACCAGCTCGCGGCTGACGCTGCCTTGCCTGACCAGCCGAGGCCGACGACCTTCCGCGGCGTCACGCTCGCCTGGAACTGTCGCGCGCGTGAGGAGGTCGACGCGGTGCTCGCTTTCGCTGTCGACAAGGGTGCAGCGCTGCTGAAAGCGCCGCACAAGACCCATTACGGCGGCTATTCCGGTTATTTCACTGATCCCGACGGCCATCCCTGGGAAGTCGTGGTTGCACCCGGCATCGAGGTCGGCGAGGACCGGCGGGTGCATCTGGCGGAGTAGGGCGGCGGGCCTGAATAACGGGAATTGTGCGAGGTTCCCGGTTGCGCAGGCGAGGCCTCTTGCGCACGATCCCGGCCATGATTCGGGACAAGTCCGCCAAGAAACCGGCCAAAGACGCGTCGAAAAGCGACGCTGCGGAGAAGCGGGCGCCTGCGAGCGTGGCTAAAGCGTCTGTGGCCAAGGTTGCGAAGGCTCCGGCCGGCAAGAAGGGCGTCATCGCCATCGCTCCACCGAGCTTCCGCCGCGAGCGCGCGCTGATCAAGCGCGGCATCTGGCCGATCGCGGGCTGCGACGAGGCCGGCCGTGGGCCGCTGGCGGGGCCCGTGGTGGCGGCTGCGGTGATCCTCGACCCCGACCGCATTCCGCGCGGCATCGACGATTCCAAGCGCCTGACGGCCGAGGAGCGCGAAAGACTGTTCGACAAGATCTGCGCTACCGCGCAGGTCTCGGTCGCCGTCGCCTCGCGCTCTCGCATCGACCGCGACAATATCCTGCGTGCCTCGCTCTGGGCGCTGAAGCGCGCCGTGGTGGCACTGCCCGAGCAGCCCAGGCATGTCTTCGTCGACGGCCGCGACCGGCTCGACACGGCTTGCGACTGCGAGGCCGTGATCGGCGGCGACGGCATCGTGCTGTCGATCGCCGCGGCCTCGATCGTCGCCAAAGTGACGCGCGACCGCCTGATGTGCGCGCTGGCGCAGGACTGCCCCGGCTACGGCTTCGAGCAGCACAAGGGCTATGCCGTCCCCGAGCATCTCGATGCGCTGAACCGCCTCGGCCCCACAATCCACCACCGCAGCTTCTTCGCCCCCGTCGCCGCCGCCCG is from Bradyrhizobium xenonodulans and encodes:
- a CDS encoding VOC family protein — its product is MSQELTVPVPRLTVITLGVSDIRASIAFYDALGFSRRLKVTGEAVAFYDTGGPVLALYPWDQLAADAALPDQPRPTTFRGVTLAWNCRAREEVDAVLAFAVDKGAALLKAPHKTHYGGYSGYFTDPDGHPWEVVVAPGIEVGEDRRVHLAE
- a CDS encoding PA0069 family radical SAM protein translates to MSPAASSHALKHPPVKAPSEPAGADSDFPELGVAIDRARRRGRGAQSNASGRYEAEARIAFDDGWQSLEELPPFKTSVAVDTSRKVITRNDSPDIGFDRSINPYRGCEHGCVYCFARPTHAYLGLSPGLDFESKLFVKPEAPSLLEKELAATGYEPRMIAIGTNTDPYQPIERERKIMRGILEVLERAGHPVGIVTKSALVVRDIDILSRMAKRNLAKVAISVTSLDPKLARTMEPRASTPPKRLEALKQLSEVGIPTTVMVAPVIPALNDSEIERILDAAAHAGVKEASYVLLRLPLEVRDLFREWLMANYPDRYRHVFTLIRDMRGGRDYDAKWGERMKGTGPMAWTIGRRFEIACDRLGLNKRRSKLTTDHFARPKRNGEQLDLF
- a CDS encoding ribonuclease HII — encoded protein: MRRRGLLRTIPAMIRDKSAKKPAKDASKSDAAEKRAPASVAKASVAKVAKAPAGKKGVIAIAPPSFRRERALIKRGIWPIAGCDEAGRGPLAGPVVAAAVILDPDRIPRGIDDSKRLTAEERERLFDKICATAQVSVAVASRSRIDRDNILRASLWALKRAVVALPEQPRHVFVDGRDRLDTACDCEAVIGGDGIVLSIAAASIVAKVTRDRLMCALAQDCPGYGFEQHKGYAVPEHLDALNRLGPTIHHRSFFAPVAAARAKHMPWTVEPVQDLFAVTEVEVQVEASVEAGAATGL